The Blastomonas fulva genome contains a region encoding:
- a CDS encoding Do family serine endopeptidase, which produces MRYAYAVTSALLLGGSAVVLATGQPLGAQVAQNDQSAMMAAAPRPGAPMSFADLTEQLQPAVVNISTRQRVRVANNPFAGTPFGGLFGAPEGGGGGGTREAQSLGSGFIISADGYVVTNNHVIAAEGNASVESITVTMPDGTEYPARLIGRDPQSDLAVLKISGTKPFPFVRFGDSTKARVGDWILAIGNPFGLGGTVTSGIISAVYRNTGQGGAYDRYLQTDAAINRGNSGGPMFDLNGNVIGINNAIISPTGGSVGIGFAIPAEVAAPIVEKLRSGTAIERGYLGVGITPLTDDLAASLGLPKKRGEFIQRVEPGEPAEKAGLKAGDVVVSVDGKDVTPDQTLSFIVANTAPGKRIPVVVVRNGERMTLTATVGKRPSEEELNAQAFNPEAAEDFSDQDEQVSEQATRQALAMAVTELTPQIARQIGVPPELKGVVVAAVDPSGDAATKGIRRGDVILSINNRPVSTGADVDRVIAEARAANREAVLLRVQRRTGQPQFLPVRLRTK; this is translated from the coding sequence GTGCGATACGCTTATGCAGTGACGTCAGCCCTTTTGCTCGGTGGCAGCGCCGTCGTGCTGGCCACCGGCCAGCCACTGGGCGCGCAGGTCGCCCAGAACGACCAGAGCGCGATGATGGCAGCCGCCCCGCGCCCCGGCGCGCCGATGAGCTTTGCCGACCTCACCGAACAGCTGCAACCTGCGGTGGTCAACATCTCCACCCGCCAGCGGGTCCGCGTGGCCAACAATCCCTTTGCCGGAACCCCGTTCGGCGGCCTGTTCGGCGCGCCCGAAGGCGGCGGTGGCGGCGGCACCCGCGAGGCACAGTCGCTGGGATCGGGCTTCATCATCTCGGCCGATGGCTATGTCGTCACCAACAACCACGTGATCGCAGCAGAGGGCAATGCCTCGGTCGAATCGATCACCGTGACCATGCCCGACGGCACCGAATACCCCGCCCGGCTGATCGGCCGCGATCCGCAGTCGGACCTTGCCGTGCTTAAGATCTCGGGCACCAAGCCCTTCCCGTTCGTGCGCTTTGGCGATTCGACCAAGGCGCGTGTCGGCGACTGGATCCTCGCGATCGGTAACCCCTTCGGCCTGGGCGGCACGGTGACCTCGGGAATCATCTCGGCGGTCTATCGCAACACCGGACAGGGCGGCGCCTATGACCGCTATCTGCAGACCGACGCCGCGATCAACCGGGGCAATTCGGGTGGCCCGATGTTCGACCTCAACGGCAACGTCATCGGCATCAACAACGCGATCATCTCGCCCACCGGCGGCAGCGTCGGCATCGGCTTTGCGATCCCTGCCGAAGTCGCCGCACCCATCGTCGAGAAGCTGCGCAGCGGAACCGCGATCGAGCGCGGCTATCTCGGCGTCGGCATCACGCCGCTGACCGATGATCTTGCCGCCTCGCTGGGCCTGCCCAAGAAGCGCGGCGAGTTCATCCAGCGCGTCGAACCGGGTGAACCGGCGGAGAAGGCCGGGCTGAAGGCCGGCGATGTCGTGGTGTCGGTCGACGGCAAGGACGTGACTCCCGATCAGACGCTGTCGTTCATCGTCGCCAACACCGCCCCAGGCAAGCGCATCCCCGTTGTGGTGGTGCGCAATGGCGAACGCATGACGCTGACCGCGACGGTCGGCAAGCGTCCGAGCGAAGAGGAGCTCAACGCACAGGCATTCAACCCCGAAGCTGCCGAAGACTTCTCCGATCAGGACGAACAGGTCAGCGAGCAGGCCACCCGCCAGGCGCTGGCCATGGCAGTGACCGAACTGACCCCGCAGATCGCGCGACAGATCGGCGTGCCGCCCGAGCTCAAGGGTGTCGTGGTGGCCGCGGTCGATCCTTCGGGCGATGCCGCGACCAAGGGCATCCGCCGCGGCGACGTGATCCTCTCGATCAACAACCGTCCGGTCTCGACCGGAGCGGATGTCGACCGGGTGATCGCCGAGGCGCGCGCTGCCAACCGCGAAGCCGTGCTGCTGCGCGTCCAGCGCCGCACCGGCCAGCCGCAGTTCCTGCCGGTACGCCTGCGCACGAAGTAA
- the dapD gene encoding 2,3,4,5-tetrahydropyridine-2,6-dicarboxylate N-succinyltransferase gives MTDTLQTRIEAAWDGRDALNTSPGSAVGRDVAEAIALLDSGVARVAEPDGKGGWQVNQWLKKAVLLSFRLNPMAEISGGPGGAHWWDKVPSKFDGWQADEFKAAGFRAVPGSIVRRGAFIAKDAVLMPSFVNIGAHVGEGTMVDTWVTVGSCAQIGRNVHISGGVGIGGVLEPLQAGPVIIEDNCFIGARSEVAEGVIVGEGAVLSMGVYLGSSTKIVDRATGEVHYGKVPPYAVVVPGSMPGKPLPDGSPGPSLYCAVIVKTVDAQTRSKTGINELLRS, from the coding sequence ATGACCGACACACTCCAGACCCGCATCGAAGCCGCCTGGGACGGCCGCGACGCCCTCAACACCAGCCCCGGCAGCGCGGTGGGCCGTGATGTCGCCGAAGCCATCGCGCTGCTCGACAGCGGCGTGGCGCGCGTCGCCGAGCCCGACGGCAAGGGCGGCTGGCAGGTCAACCAGTGGCTCAAGAAGGCGGTGCTGCTCTCGTTCCGTTTGAACCCGATGGCAGAAATCAGCGGCGGCCCCGGCGGCGCGCACTGGTGGGACAAGGTGCCCAGCAAGTTCGACGGCTGGCAGGCCGACGAGTTCAAGGCAGCGGGTTTCCGCGCGGTGCCCGGCTCGATCGTCCGCCGCGGCGCGTTCATCGCCAAGGACGCGGTGCTGATGCCCAGCTTCGTCAACATCGGCGCGCATGTCGGTGAAGGCACGATGGTCGACACTTGGGTCACCGTGGGCAGCTGCGCGCAGATCGGCCGCAACGTCCACATCTCTGGCGGCGTCGGCATCGGCGGCGTGCTCGAGCCGCTGCAGGCCGGCCCGGTGATCATCGAGGACAACTGCTTCATCGGCGCGCGCTCCGAAGTCGCCGAGGGCGTGATCGTCGGCGAGGGCGCGGTGCTTTCGATGGGCGTGTATCTGGGTTCATCGACCAAGATCGTCGACCGCGCCACCGGCGAAGTGCATTACGGCAAGGTGCCGCCTTATGCGGTGGTCGTCCCCGGATCGATGCCCGGCAAGCCGCTCCCCGATGGCTCGCCCGGCCCGTCGCTCTATTGCGCGGTGATCGTCAAGACGGTCGATGCGCAGACGCGTTCGAAGACCGGAATCAACGAGCTGCTGCGCAGCTGA
- the rplJ gene encoding 50S ribosomal protein L10: MDRADKKAAVASLNATFGEAGVVVVTRNLGLTVAKSTELRTKMRAEGASYKVTKNRLAKLAAVGTPYESIADLLTGPIALATSTDPVAAAKVAVNFAKDNEKLEIVGGAMGDTVLDAEGVKALASMPSLDELRAKIIGLVNAPATKVVQVIQAPAGQLARVFGAYATKEDA, encoded by the coding sequence ATGGATCGTGCTGATAAAAAAGCCGCTGTTGCCTCGCTGAACGCAACCTTCGGTGAAGCCGGTGTGGTGGTGGTGACCCGTAATCTGGGTCTGACCGTTGCCAAGTCGACCGAGCTTCGCACGAAGATGCGCGCAGAAGGCGCCAGCTACAAAGTCACCAAGAATCGCCTGGCCAAGCTGGCTGCGGTGGGCACTCCCTATGAGTCCATCGCCGACCTGCTGACCGGACCGATTGCCCTTGCCACCTCGACCGATCCGGTCGCGGCTGCAAAGGTTGCGGTGAACTTCGCCAAGGACAATGAAAAGCTTGAGATTGTCGGCGGCGCAATGGGTGACACAGTTCTGGATGCCGAAGGTGTCAAGGCGCTTGCCTCGATGCCCTCGCTCGACGAACTGCGCGCCAAGATCATTGGTCTCGTCAATGCCCCGGCAACCAAGGTTGTCCAGGTCATTCAGGCACCGGCTGGGCAGCTTGCCCGCGTGTTCGGCGCCTATGCGACCAAGGAAGACGCATAA
- a CDS encoding pyrimidine 5'-nucleotidase codes for MLPPFDHVRTWIFDLDNTLYPAETDLFALIDERMGTYVADLMQVDLVEARRIQKDYYYQHGTTLAGLMLDHGVDPHHFLDYVHDIDMGRIEPCPVTAAGLAQLPGRKLIFTNGDVTYAGRVLDRLGLRDQFVAIHDIHATQYQPKPHSAAYASLVDSLAIDPAAALFVDDLARNLKPAKLLGMTTVWMNNGSDGGTHEAEHDFIDHEISALGEWLTALTQETAR; via the coding sequence ATGCTCCCGCCCTTCGATCACGTCCGCACCTGGATCTTCGATCTGGACAACACGCTCTACCCGGCGGAGACGGACCTGTTCGCGCTGATCGACGAGCGCATGGGGACCTATGTCGCCGATCTGATGCAGGTCGATCTGGTCGAGGCGCGGCGCATCCAGAAAGACTATTATTACCAGCACGGCACCACGCTGGCCGGGCTGATGCTCGACCACGGCGTCGATCCGCACCATTTCCTCGATTACGTCCACGATATCGACATGGGCCGCATCGAGCCCTGCCCGGTTACCGCAGCAGGGCTGGCGCAACTTCCCGGGCGCAAGCTGATCTTCACCAACGGCGACGTGACCTATGCAGGCCGCGTGCTCGACCGGCTCGGCCTGCGCGACCAGTTCGTGGCGATCCACGACATCCACGCGACGCAATACCAGCCCAAACCGCATTCCGCGGCGTATGCCAGCCTTGTCGACAGCCTCGCGATCGATCCTGCAGCGGCGCTTTTCGTCGATGATCTCGCGCGCAACCTCAAGCCCGCCAAGCTGCTGGGCATGACTACGGTGTGGATGAACAACGGATCGGATGGCGGCACGCATGAGGCCGAACACGACTTTATCGACCATGAGATAAGCGCGCTGGGCGAGTGGCTCACCGCGCTGACACAGGAGACTGCCCGATGA
- a CDS encoding RBBP9/YdeN family alpha/beta hydrolase: MTGFRTHSLSDPTILTVPGLDNSGPDHWQSHWERQSLNCRRVDMGNWRTPNRNAWVNRLNIAIRQTQGPIVLVAHSLGCHAVAWWAALERPTASGPVIGALLVAPPEVDNAPRDPRLCSFAPSARGVLPFPSLLVSSRDDPYITPDRAYRLASFWGADHIDAGRLGHINAEARLGDWTFGKTLLARLLDSAQFERSVMQQALPPAQRSAGGWRADLTQ, translated from the coding sequence ATGACCGGATTTCGTACCCATTCGCTCAGTGATCCCACCATTCTGACCGTTCCCGGCCTCGACAACAGCGGGCCCGATCACTGGCAGAGCCATTGGGAGCGTCAATCGCTCAATTGCCGCCGTGTCGATATGGGCAACTGGCGCACCCCCAACCGCAATGCCTGGGTCAACCGGCTCAACATTGCCATCCGCCAGACCCAAGGACCGATCGTGCTGGTCGCGCACTCGCTGGGCTGCCATGCCGTTGCCTGGTGGGCCGCGCTTGAACGCCCAACCGCCAGCGGACCGGTGATCGGCGCGCTGCTCGTCGCGCCGCCGGAAGTCGATAATGCTCCAAGAGATCCTCGGCTGTGCAGCTTTGCCCCGTCGGCCCGAGGTGTCCTGCCCTTCCCCAGCCTGCTCGTGAGCAGCCGCGACGATCCCTACATCACACCAGACAGAGCCTATCGTCTTGCCAGTTTTTGGGGAGCGGATCATATCGATGCCGGACGGCTCGGGCACATCAACGCAGAAGCGCGGCTGGGCGACTGGACGTTCGGCAAGACATTGCTGGCGCGGCTGCTCGATTCGGCGCAGTTCGAGCGCAGTGTGATGCAGCAGGCACTGCCCCCTGCGCAGCGGTCCGCAGGCGGCTGGCGAGCCGACCTCACCCAATGA
- the rplL gene encoding 50S ribosomal protein L7/L12 — translation MADIANLVEELSKLTVLEAAELSKALEEAWGVSAAAAVAVAAPAGAAAPVAEEQTEFDVILTGDGGKKIQVIKEVRAITSLGLTEAKTLVESAPKAIKEGVSKAEAEDIKAKIEAAGGTVELK, via the coding sequence ATGGCAGATATCGCAAACCTGGTCGAAGAACTCTCGAAGCTGACCGTTCTTGAAGCCGCTGAACTCTCGAAGGCCCTCGAAGAAGCATGGGGCGTTTCGGCCGCTGCTGCTGTCGCTGTTGCCGCGCCTGCTGGCGCTGCTGCACCGGTTGCTGAAGAGCAGACCGAATTCGACGTCATCCTGACCGGCGACGGCGGCAAGAAGATCCAAGTCATCAAGGAAGTCCGCGCCATCACCTCGCTCGGCCTGACCGAAGCGAAGACCCTGGTGGAAAGCGCTCCCAAGGCGATCAAGGAAGGCGTCAGCAAGGCTGAAGCCGAAGACATCAAGGCGAAGATCGAAGCAGCCGGCGGCACCGTCGAGCTCAAGTAA
- the queG gene encoding tRNA epoxyqueuosine(34) reductase QueG, giving the protein MVSGKKNLETDIAAEAARLGFADCAIAPASLGPQTSARLQDWLAEGCHGDMLWMEARSDQRADPATLWSDVRSVIMLGMSYAPARDPFALAEHPGLGRISVYAQGGDYHKTVKTALKALARWLVEQSDDVQVKVFVDTAPVMEKPLAMAAGLGWQGKHTNLVSREHGSWLFLGAIYTTLELAPSGASADLCGSCTACQDVCPTNAFPAPYRLDARRCISYLTIEHAGPIPAELRAGIGNHVYGCDDCLAVCPWNKFADAAHRNQAFLPRAELAAPSLADLLALDDAQFRAVFSGSPIKRSGRVRMVRNAAVAAGNSGDPALAPAVAALLDDADPVVRGAAVWALAELDPARWEAERAARIAHEQDADVQAEWRLADAPAPV; this is encoded by the coding sequence ATGGTTAGCGGCAAGAAAAACCTTGAGACGGACATTGCAGCTGAGGCCGCGCGGCTGGGCTTTGCCGATTGCGCGATTGCGCCCGCGAGCCTGGGGCCGCAGACCTCCGCACGGCTGCAAGACTGGCTCGCTGAAGGCTGCCATGGCGACATGCTGTGGATGGAGGCGCGCAGCGACCAGCGCGCCGACCCGGCCACGCTGTGGAGCGATGTCCGATCGGTGATCATGCTGGGGATGAGCTATGCGCCTGCGCGCGATCCCTTCGCGCTGGCCGAGCATCCGGGCCTAGGGCGTATATCGGTCTATGCGCAGGGCGGCGATTATCACAAGACGGTCAAGACCGCGCTGAAGGCGCTTGCGCGCTGGCTGGTCGAGCAAAGCGACGACGTTCAGGTCAAGGTGTTCGTCGATACCGCGCCGGTGATGGAAAAGCCGCTGGCGATGGCGGCAGGGCTGGGCTGGCAAGGCAAGCACACCAATCTCGTCAGCCGCGAGCATGGCAGCTGGCTATTCCTGGGCGCGATCTACACCACGCTCGAACTCGCGCCGAGCGGTGCGAGCGCCGACCTTTGCGGATCGTGCACCGCCTGCCAGGACGTCTGCCCGACAAACGCTTTTCCCGCGCCCTACAGGCTCGATGCGCGGCGCTGCATCTCGTATCTGACGATCGAGCATGCCGGGCCCATCCCCGCCGAACTGCGCGCTGGCATCGGCAACCATGTCTATGGCTGCGACGATTGCCTCGCGGTCTGCCCGTGGAACAAGTTTGCCGATGCCGCGCACCGCAACCAGGCGTTCCTGCCGCGCGCCGAGCTTGCCGCGCCCTCGCTCGCCGATCTGCTCGCGCTCGACGATGCGCAGTTCCGCGCTGTGTTTTCCGGATCGCCGATCAAGCGCAGCGGGCGGGTGCGGATGGTGCGCAATGCGGCCGTGGCGGCGGGCAATAGCGGGGATCCGGCATTGGCCCCGGCGGTCGCGGCGCTGCTCGACGATGCCGACCCGGTGGTGCGCGGCGCGGCGGTGTGGGCGCTGGCCGAGCTCGACCCGGCGCGCTGGGAGGCGGAGCGCGCTGCCCGCATCGCGCACGAGCAGGACGCGGACGTGCAGGCCGAATGGCGGCTTGCCGACGCGCCCGCGCCGGTCTAG
- a CDS encoding ABC transporter permease gives MPELLRAAWVIARRDFAAIIFSKAFFFFLLGPVFPLAIGIAAGSIGGQVARDIDRPSFALVMSAPDSEAALAARTALATQLGEGRVPVLVARQADQPERLLDATQDTRFLGVLTGSLADPQLIGTEAEIERWQGPLELLVERARAGQAAQPAKLETRAVAQSSGAQEQGRLVTAQVGQALLVLLTMLLAGMVLSNLVEEKTNKIIEILAAAVPIDAIFLGKLFAMLGMALIGIACWAGLAVIAILAAGNGMPQLPAPATGWPLFLGLGVAYFAMAYLLLGSLFLGIGAMATTVREVQTLSMPATMGQLLFFFLASYSVTRLGEPIEIFAAAFPFSSPFAMLARAAQEPDVLQHLLALGWQAAWVLLLIRFGARLFRRNVLKSGGGAKRGLIAGLMAKP, from the coding sequence ATGCCTGAACTTTTGCGCGCTGCCTGGGTGATCGCCAGGCGCGATTTCGCCGCGATCATCTTTTCCAAGGCGTTCTTCTTCTTCCTGCTCGGCCCGGTCTTTCCGCTCGCGATCGGCATTGCGGCGGGCAGCATCGGCGGGCAGGTCGCACGCGATATCGACCGGCCCAGCTTCGCGCTGGTGATGTCCGCTCCCGATTCAGAGGCTGCGCTGGCGGCGCGCACCGCACTCGCCACGCAGCTGGGCGAGGGCAGGGTGCCGGTGCTGGTGGCGCGCCAGGCCGACCAGCCCGAACGCCTGCTCGATGCGACACAGGACACCCGCTTTCTGGGCGTGCTCACCGGAAGCCTCGCAGACCCGCAGCTGATCGGCACCGAAGCCGAGATCGAGCGCTGGCAGGGTCCGCTCGAGCTGCTGGTCGAGCGCGCGCGCGCCGGGCAGGCGGCACAGCCCGCAAAGCTTGAGACTCGCGCGGTAGCCCAAAGCTCGGGCGCGCAGGAGCAGGGGCGTCTGGTCACCGCGCAGGTCGGTCAGGCCTTGCTGGTGCTGCTCACCATGCTGCTCGCCGGCATGGTGCTCTCCAATCTCGTCGAGGAAAAGACCAACAAGATCATCGAGATCCTCGCGGCAGCCGTGCCGATCGATGCGATCTTTCTGGGCAAATTGTTCGCGATGCTGGGCATGGCGCTGATCGGCATCGCCTGCTGGGCGGGGCTGGCGGTGATTGCGATTCTGGCGGCGGGCAACGGCATGCCGCAACTGCCCGCGCCCGCGACCGGATGGCCGCTGTTCCTTGGCCTTGGCGTTGCCTATTTCGCGATGGCCTATCTGCTGCTGGGATCTTTGTTCCTCGGCATCGGCGCGATGGCGACCACGGTGCGCGAGGTGCAGACGCTGTCGATGCCCGCGACCATGGGGCAACTGCTGTTCTTCTTCCTCGCGTCCTATTCGGTCACCCGGCTGGGCGAGCCGATCGAGATCTTTGCCGCGGCGTTCCCGTTCAGCTCGCCTTTCGCGATGCTGGCGCGCGCGGCGCAGGAGCCCGATGTGCTGCAGCATCTGCTGGCCCTGGGCTGGCAGGCGGCGTGGGTGCTGCTGCTGATCCGCTTCGGCGCGCGGCTGTTCCGCCGCAACGTGCTCAAATCGGGCGGCGGCGCCAAGCGCGGGCTGATCGCCGGGCTGATGGCGAAACCCTGA
- the phbB gene encoding acetoacetyl-CoA reductase: protein MGRIAIVTGGTRGIGEAISLALKDAGARVIASYGGNDEAASAFSKRTGIAVQKWDVGDHQQSMDAVAKIEADHGPVDILVNNAGITRDATMMKMTWEQWDEVIRVDLTGCFNMAKACFPGMRTRGWGRIVNIGSVNGQGGQIGQVNYAAAKSGIHGFTKSLAMEGARYGVTANAIAPGYIATEMLSTIPQNVMDKIVAQIPVGRLGQAEEIARGVVFLTAEEAAFVTGSTLSINGGQHMY from the coding sequence ATGGGCAGAATTGCAATCGTAACCGGCGGAACGCGCGGCATTGGCGAGGCGATCAGCCTGGCGCTCAAAGATGCAGGCGCACGGGTTATCGCCAGCTACGGTGGCAATGACGAAGCCGCCAGCGCCTTTTCCAAGAGGACCGGCATCGCCGTGCAGAAATGGGATGTCGGTGACCACCAGCAGAGCATGGATGCGGTCGCCAAGATCGAGGCCGATCACGGCCCTGTCGACATCCTGGTCAACAACGCCGGCATCACCCGCGACGCGACGATGATGAAGATGACCTGGGAGCAGTGGGACGAGGTGATCCGCGTCGACCTCACCGGCTGCTTCAACATGGCCAAGGCGTGCTTCCCCGGAATGCGCACCCGCGGCTGGGGCCGGATCGTCAACATCGGATCGGTCAACGGCCAGGGCGGCCAGATCGGCCAGGTCAACTATGCCGCTGCCAAATCGGGCATCCACGGGTTCACAAAGTCGCTGGCGATGGAAGGCGCGCGCTATGGCGTCACCGCCAACGCGATCGCGCCGGGCTATATCGCCACCGAAATGCTCTCGACCATCCCGCAGAACGTGATGGACAAGATCGTGGCGCAGATCCCGGTCGGACGTCTGGGCCAGGCAGAGGAAATCGCGCGTGGTGTCGTCTTCCTCACCGCCGAGGAAGCCGCGTTCGTCACCGGATCGACGCTGTCGATCAACGGCGGCCAGCACATGTACTGA
- a CDS encoding ABC transporter ATP-binding protein, with product MTANAIEARGLVKIFGRQRAVDGVDLTVPAGSIFGILGPNGAGKTTTLRMLLGIVDPDEGTRTLLGTDHPLDVAKRVGYLPEERGLYPSMKAYDAIAFMGALRGLPLAEGRRRGRAMLEEHGLGKAADKEVRTLSKGMAQTVQLLGTLVHDPELIVLDEPFSGLDALNQAKLERLIRAQADKGVTVIFSTHVIAHAERLCERIAIIAGGKVPFTGSVSEARDRLRPQVRLETRSLDGPWRAALPADAAPEGHFWHFTLPETGVEPLLRALIEGEAGIQSLSIERPGLHDAFVAIAGADAARQLEEEALQEGSDA from the coding sequence GTGACCGCCAATGCCATCGAAGCGCGCGGGCTGGTCAAGATCTTCGGGCGTCAGCGCGCGGTCGACGGGGTGGACCTCACCGTCCCTGCCGGCAGCATCTTCGGCATCTTGGGACCCAATGGTGCAGGCAAGACCACCACCTTGCGGATGCTGCTGGGCATCGTCGATCCGGACGAGGGCACGCGGACATTGCTGGGCACCGATCATCCGCTCGATGTCGCCAAGCGCGTGGGCTATCTTCCCGAGGAGCGAGGGCTGTATCCCTCGATGAAGGCCTATGACGCGATCGCCTTCATGGGCGCGCTGCGCGGGTTGCCGCTGGCCGAGGGGCGCAGGCGGGGCAGGGCGATGCTCGAGGAGCATGGCCTGGGCAAGGCGGCCGACAAGGAGGTGCGCACGCTCTCAAAGGGCATGGCGCAGACGGTGCAGTTGCTTGGCACCCTGGTGCACGATCCCGAGCTGATCGTGCTCGACGAGCCGTTCTCGGGGCTCGACGCGCTCAACCAGGCCAAGCTCGAGCGGCTGATCCGCGCGCAGGCCGACAAGGGCGTCACCGTGATCTTTTCCACTCATGTCATCGCACATGCCGAACGGCTGTGCGAGCGTATCGCCATCATTGCCGGCGGCAAGGTGCCGTTCACCGGATCGGTGTCCGAGGCGCGCGACCGGTTGCGCCCGCAGGTGCGGCTGGAGACGCGGTCGCTCGACGGGCCATGGCGCGCGGCGCTGCCCGCCGATGCCGCGCCTGAGGGGCATTTCTGGCATTTCACGCTTCCCGAAACCGGGGTCGAGCCCTTGCTGCGCGCGCTGATCGAAGGCGAGGCGGGGATCCAGTCGCTGTCGATCGAACGCCCCGGGCTGCACGATGCCTTTGTCGCGATCGCAGGCGCCGATGCCGCGCGACAGCTTGAGGAAGAAGCGCTGCAGGAGGGTTCCGATGCCTGA
- the hflC gene encoding protease modulator HflC, with product MGSMMQRPMLLLGLLALLLIVLASSVAVVPETKQAVIVRFGQPVRTFNVYRENEEFGQTGAGLIARIPFAEQIVWVDKRVIAVEMEQQQVLSTDQLRLEVDAYARFRIVDPERMYVSAGSVERVAAELRPILGSALRNELGKRQFAALLSPERGGIMDRIQAGLDRIASQYGAQIVDVQIKRADLPQGTPLQSAFQRMRTAREQEARTITAQGQKNAQIIRAEADASASRTYANSFGKDASFYEFYRAMQSYERTFLGGSGETSIILSPNNEYLREFQGRGNR from the coding sequence ATGGGATCGATGATGCAACGCCCGATGCTGCTGCTCGGCCTGCTCGCATTGCTGCTGATCGTGCTGGCAAGTTCGGTCGCGGTGGTGCCCGAAACCAAGCAGGCGGTGATCGTCCGCTTCGGACAGCCGGTGCGCACCTTCAACGTCTATCGCGAGAACGAGGAATTCGGCCAGACCGGCGCGGGCCTCATCGCGCGCATCCCGTTTGCCGAACAGATCGTCTGGGTCGACAAGCGCGTGATCGCGGTCGAGATGGAGCAGCAGCAGGTGCTCTCCACCGACCAGTTGCGGCTTGAGGTCGATGCCTATGCGCGCTTCCGGATCGTCGACCCCGAGCGGATGTACGTCTCTGCCGGAAGCGTCGAGCGCGTCGCTGCTGAGCTTCGCCCGATCCTGGGCTCAGCGCTACGCAACGAGCTCGGCAAGCGCCAGTTTGCAGCCTTGCTGAGCCCCGAGCGCGGCGGCATCATGGACCGCATCCAGGCCGGGCTTGACCGCATCGCATCGCAGTACGGCGCGCAGATCGTCGACGTGCAGATCAAGCGCGCCGACCTGCCGCAGGGCACCCCGCTGCAGAGCGCGTTTCAGCGGATGCGCACCGCGCGCGAGCAGGAAGCACGCACCATCACCGCGCAGGGCCAGAAGAACGCGCAGATCATCCGCGCCGAGGCCGATGCATCCGCATCGCGTACCTATGCCAACAGCTTTGGCAAGGATGCGTCCTTCTATGAATTCTACCGTGCAATGCAGAGCTATGAACGGACGTTCCTGGGTGGATCGGGCGAAACCTCGATCATCCTGTCGCCCAACAACGAATATCTGCGCGAATTCCAGGGTCGGGGTAATCGCTAA
- a CDS encoding transglutaminase-like domain-containing protein — protein MTLDLHITLTYDMDVPTDILLQVEAAAIPEQRIEWAHIEASRCEHFVRVAALDGIGDRIWLRTSGRLSIDYRARMTVLRDLVDVATLPQMPLHQLPGETVQYLFDSHYCPATKFHSFVDTEFGELQGGARIAAMRDWITEHFVYESGSSDGTTTALDSFVMRHGVCRDYAHVMIVLARACSIPARFASVYAPDVTPPDFHAVAEVFLADPSGVGGSWHLIDPTGMATAADMVKIGVGRDALDVAFLTAFGTVVLVDQNVSVTRAD, from the coding sequence ATGACCCTCGATCTGCACATCACGCTGACCTATGACATGGATGTGCCGACCGATATCCTGCTGCAGGTCGAGGCCGCCGCGATCCCCGAACAACGGATCGAATGGGCGCATATCGAGGCATCGCGGTGCGAGCATTTCGTCCGCGTGGCGGCGCTGGACGGTATCGGCGACCGGATATGGCTGCGCACCAGCGGGAGGCTCAGCATCGACTACCGGGCCCGGATGACGGTGCTGCGCGATCTGGTCGATGTCGCAACGCTGCCGCAGATGCCGCTGCACCAGCTGCCCGGCGAAACCGTGCAGTATCTGTTCGATTCGCATTATTGCCCCGCCACCAAGTTCCACAGCTTCGTCGACACCGAATTTGGCGAGCTGCAGGGCGGCGCGCGGATCGCGGCGATGCGCGACTGGATCACCGAACATTTCGTGTATGAGTCCGGCTCGTCGGACGGAACCACCACCGCGCTCGACAGCTTCGTGATGCGCCATGGCGTCTGCCGCGATTATGCGCATGTCATGATCGTGCTCGCACGCGCCTGCTCGATCCCGGCGCGGTTCGCCAGCGTCTACGCGCCCGATGTCACCCCGCCCGATTTCCACGCGGTCGCAGAAGTGTTCCTTGCAGATCCCTCGGGCGTTGGCGGCTCGTGGCATCTCATCGACCCCACCGGGATGGCAACCGCCGCCGATATGGTGAAGATCGGCGTCGGCCGCGACGCGCTCGACGTCGCCTTCCTCACCGCTTTCGGCACGGTGGTGCTGGTCGACCAGAATGTCAGCGTGACAAGGGCTGACTGA